Proteins found in one Nostoc sp. NIES-3756 genomic segment:
- a CDS encoding acetyltransferase: protein MFKPRTIFSALTAIILAFAISIQIDIQPAVAVGGTCNPTVGNLPICPSTAPSTSASFLDPTAVIKNPANITLGEKVYVAPFAELDATNGSISIAADSNVQDQVKIIASAPGVQIGERVIMAHMAVVKGGARVGTQGSTGPFTDPVTNAQFSNTTPETFLAFNCEIDGATVERNTVVNFLARVGPGVTLPAGKVVLPGKNVTTNLEANSGLLGKVANLTQADVALMEGIIEVNEAFAKGYTDLARADSTNVTGINYAPATIFNSGGLPQIGGIATRDPNYRNRIIGNLTFQDSLATLNHKLANRISLRADEGEPFNVGSIAGMANDVVFHALETTSLTLGNGVGYGPRALVHGGRQVVNGAANGPETSIGDAVGLGPNSVIFRASIGNRSAIGQRSAVFNSTLPPRTHVRSKVIYADNGSLIAPVEW, encoded by the coding sequence ATGTTCAAACCTCGCACAATTTTTAGTGCCTTAACGGCGATTATCCTGGCGTTTGCGATCAGCATACAGATAGATATACAACCCGCAGTAGCGGTTGGAGGGACTTGTAATCCAACTGTGGGAAACCTACCTATATGCCCAAGTACAGCACCTTCAACGTCAGCTAGTTTCCTTGACCCAACAGCAGTCATCAAAAATCCTGCCAATATTACCTTGGGCGAAAAAGTCTATGTTGCCCCATTTGCTGAGTTAGACGCTACTAATGGGTCTATTAGCATCGCAGCAGATTCTAATGTCCAAGACCAAGTAAAAATTATAGCTTCGGCACCGGGAGTGCAGATTGGCGAACGTGTGATTATGGCACACATGGCCGTTGTTAAGGGTGGAGCTAGAGTCGGCACTCAAGGCTCTACCGGGCCTTTTACCGATCCAGTTACCAATGCTCAGTTCAGCAACACTACTCCAGAGACATTTCTTGCCTTCAACTGTGAAATAGATGGTGCAACTGTAGAAAGAAACACAGTAGTTAACTTTCTCGCACGAGTTGGCCCTGGTGTTACCTTACCTGCTGGTAAAGTTGTTCTACCTGGTAAAAACGTCACAACTAACTTAGAAGCTAATAGCGGCCTATTAGGGAAAGTAGCAAACTTGACACAAGCAGACGTTGCATTGATGGAAGGCATTATCGAAGTCAATGAAGCATTTGCTAAAGGTTATACAGACTTAGCTAGGGCAGACTCGACAAACGTAACAGGAATTAATTATGCTCCTGCCACCATTTTTAACTCTGGAGGTCTGCCGCAGATAGGTGGAATTGCAACTCGTGATCCGAACTATCGTAACCGCATTATCGGCAACCTCACTTTCCAAGATTCTTTAGCAACGCTCAACCACAAACTAGCTAATAGAATTTCGCTACGTGCTGATGAGGGCGAACCTTTTAATGTTGGGTCAATTGCTGGGATGGCAAACGATGTTGTATTTCACGCTTTAGAAACCACTAGTTTGACTCTTGGTAATGGAGTTGGTTATGGGCCTCGCGCTTTGGTTCATGGCGGTAGGCAGGTTGTCAATGGTGCTGCTAATGGCCCGGAAACCAGCATAGGTGATGCCGTCGGGCTAGGGCCGAACTCTGTTATATTCCGTGCAAGTATCGGCAACAGATCAGCAATTGGGCAAAGAAGCGCAGTCTTCAATTCTACATTACCTCCCAGAACTCATGTCCGTTCTAAGGTAATCTATGCCGACAACGGCAGCCTGATTGCACCTGTGGAGTGGTAA
- a CDS encoding GNAT family N-acetyltransferase: MELSYRHINYPLRPPTTVKDFPILETDKYILKLAETEEELASIFHLRFEVFNVELNLGLPTSNLTQMDQDEFDTVCHHLMLISKLTGKTVGTYRMQTYKMASQGLGFDSADIFDLQAIPDSILQKSVEIGRACIAKEYRSLQALLMLWEGLTNYLILNCSKYFFGCASLLTQSPWEAVCAYQYFKNNNLIHKKILVHPQSNYYIDIHQKCPDLCHVDIPNILQAYLSIGAKICSLPAIDRQFKTIDFLTIANVKEFTRWHYPNCCTK, encoded by the coding sequence ATGGAACTTTCATATCGCCACATCAATTACCCACTTCGTCCTCCTACTACCGTCAAAGATTTTCCCATCCTAGAAACTGATAAATATATTCTCAAGCTTGCTGAGACGGAAGAAGAATTAGCCTCGATTTTTCACCTCAGGTTTGAGGTTTTTAATGTAGAACTCAATTTAGGACTTCCTACTTCTAACTTAACGCAAATGGATCAAGATGAGTTTGATACAGTTTGTCATCATTTGATGCTAATTTCTAAACTTACAGGTAAAACTGTGGGTACTTATAGAATGCAAACCTACAAAATGGCTTCTCAAGGTTTGGGTTTTGATTCGGCTGATATATTTGACCTCCAAGCAATTCCTGATTCTATATTGCAAAAGTCTGTAGAAATTGGGCGTGCCTGTATAGCAAAGGAATATCGCAGTCTTCAAGCTCTTTTAATGTTATGGGAAGGCTTGACTAATTATTTAATTTTAAATTGTAGTAAATACTTCTTCGGCTGTGCTTCACTATTAACTCAATCTCCTTGGGAAGCTGTTTGTGCTTATCAGTATTTTAAGAACAATAATTTAATACATAAAAAAATATTAGTGCATCCTCAATCTAATTATTATATAGATATTCACCAAAAATGCCCTGATTTATGCCATGTAGATATTCCAAATATTTTACAAGCATACTTAAGTATTGGTGCTAAAATATGTAGTTTACCTGCCATTGATAGGCAATTTAAGACTATTGATTTTTTAACTATAGCTAATGTGAAAGAATTTACTAGATGGCATTACCCTAATTGTTGCACTAAGTAG
- a CDS encoding glycosyltransferase family 39 protein — MRHFSLVPSWLRFLTILLLVMCILFRFVYIDRKVYSADETYTSLRISGYTVAEAKQEIFNGRIISRENFLQFQSTNTNKGFSDTVMSLALESPEKSPLYFIIARFWVEIFGNSVVAIRYLSALISLLVFPCLYWFCQELFNVTLSLPILAIALMANSPMQLVYAQEGREYMLWLVTIILANTALLRALRLQSTQRSDTFTGWGIYVFTLALSLYTCLWSIFVAIAHGIYVILIAKLRLTETVRSYLIATIFAFIVFLPWLLIVFARFFQFLLSSDGINNQDLNIIPLIPFFLIQVSRGFFDLYLSLDDQLNYWISPIFIFLVVYAIYFLCRTTNSQVWLFLLILIVVPALPLIVQGLDSGSIRPGSEPYLLPSYLGMQTIVAYLLATQMYNGNVSHRRIWQIIIGLLIVCSLISSRVYYQADTWWNKGVSYGNPQIARFINQKSRPLLITNFSDTNYGNVFSLSYLAEPKVRFQLLPDQTVPNIPNDFTDIFLLNPTNAWRLQIATKYKLKPNLVYGDDYYLVWKLVKPRLER, encoded by the coding sequence ATGCGGCATTTCTCCCTTGTGCCGAGTTGGTTACGCTTTTTAACGATTCTGCTTTTAGTAATGTGTATACTGTTTCGATTCGTTTATATTGATAGAAAAGTTTACTCTGCGGATGAAACTTATACTTCATTAAGGATTTCTGGCTATACGGTAGCTGAAGCCAAGCAGGAAATATTTAACGGACGAATAATTTCTAGGGAAAACTTTCTCCAATTTCAGAGTACTAATACAAATAAGGGCTTTAGTGATACAGTGATGTCTTTAGCGCTGGAAAGTCCAGAAAAGTCACCATTGTATTTTATAATAGCTAGGTTTTGGGTAGAGATATTTGGTAATTCTGTAGTAGCAATTAGATATTTATCGGCGCTGATTAGTTTGTTAGTTTTTCCCTGTCTTTATTGGTTTTGTCAAGAGTTATTTAATGTAACTTTATCGCTACCCATTTTAGCGATCGCACTCATGGCAAACTCACCGATGCAACTAGTATACGCCCAAGAGGGCAGAGAGTATATGCTCTGGTTAGTTACCATCATACTAGCCAATACAGCATTACTCAGAGCGCTAAGGTTGCAATCAACACAAAGATCAGACACTTTTACAGGTTGGGGTATTTACGTATTTACATTAGCGTTGAGTTTATATACTTGTTTGTGGAGTATTTTTGTAGCGATCGCTCATGGTATTTATGTAATATTGATAGCAAAATTAAGATTAACGGAAACTGTCAGGTCTTATTTAATAGCCACAATTTTTGCTTTTATTGTATTTCTTCCTTGGTTGTTGATTGTTTTTGCTAGATTCTTTCAGTTCTTACTTTCATCAGACGGCATCAACAATCAAGACTTAAATATCATCCCTTTAATTCCTTTTTTTCTAATACAGGTTAGCAGAGGTTTCTTTGATTTATATTTGTCTTTAGATGACCAACTCAATTATTGGATATCACCTATATTTATATTTTTAGTTGTATATGCTATTTATTTTTTATGCCGGACAACCAACTCTCAAGTTTGGTTATTTCTACTCATTTTAATTGTAGTACCTGCTTTACCCTTAATCGTGCAAGGTTTAGATTCTGGTAGTATTCGTCCTGGTTCTGAACCTTATTTATTACCTTCATATTTAGGGATGCAAACCATTGTCGCTTATTTACTAGCTACACAAATGTATAACGGTAATGTGTCCCATCGCCGAATCTGGCAGATAATAATTGGATTATTAATAGTATGTAGTTTAATTTCCTCTAGAGTATATTATCAAGCGGACACTTGGTGGAATAAGGGAGTAAGTTATGGTAATCCCCAGATTGCTAGATTTATTAATCAAAAATCTCGCCCACTTTTAATTACTAATTTTTCCGATACTAATTATGGTAATGTATTTTCCTTAAGTTATCTTGCAGAACCAAAGGTGAGGTTTCAGTTATTGCCAGATCAAACTGTGCCTAATATCCCTAATGATTTTACAGATATTTTTCTACTCAATCCCACAAATGCTTGGCGACTGCAAATAGCGACAAAGTACAAGTTAAAACCAAATCTGGTGTATGGGGATGATTATTATTTGGTTTGGAAACTAGTAAAACCTCGTTTGGAAAGGTGA
- a CDS encoding DOPA 4,5-dioxygenase family protein, translated as MAEESVNITGFHAHVYFDSTSFATAMGIREQLGNKFNVQLGRVHEKPIGPHPKSMYQVAFSSTEFAQLVPWLMLNRDGLDILVHPLTGDDVSDHTRFALWLGEKLELNIDVLQKVAPNPN; from the coding sequence ATGGCAGAAGAATCTGTTAATATTACTGGGTTTCATGCTCACGTTTACTTTGATAGCACTAGCTTTGCAACGGCTATGGGTATCCGTGAACAATTGGGTAATAAGTTTAATGTACAACTTGGGCGAGTCCATGAAAAACCCATCGGCCCCCATCCCAAATCAATGTACCAAGTTGCATTCTCATCAACAGAATTTGCTCAACTTGTTCCTTGGTTAATGCTGAACCGTGACGGGTTAGATATTCTCGTCCATCCGTTGACAGGTGATGATGTCAGCGATCATACACGCTTTGCCCTATGGTTAGGAGAAAAGCTAGAACTAAATATTGATGTTTTACAAAAAGTCGCACCAAATCCTAACTAA
- a CDS encoding glycosyltransferase, with protein sequence MLKKNPIENLHFYLVFPNIFGFKGGIQVYSIFLLKALQDLYPHANYDVFLKYDQRDLIKQHNANFLDSTKFHYFGHIPRRLQTIFFAIKIIIFGVIQRPNVVISTHVNYATACYILKLISGVSYWVIAHGLEAWEIESSTTKLALQKADKIISVSNYTRLRLIEKMNVNADKITILPNTFDINKFQISSKPTNLLKKYKLTHEQPVILTVSRMGRMAQYKGYDKIIQSLVKVRSQIPNVHFILAGKGDDLPRVKELVSSLNLDSCVTLAGFVPDEELCDYYNLCDVFAMPSKGEGFGIVYLEALACGKPVLAGNQDGSIDPLAKGKLGCLVDPDNVKEIADNLIQILQGNYSNPVVYQPEYLRQRTIEAFEFNQFRTNVAKLVGDL encoded by the coding sequence ATGCTGAAGAAAAATCCCATAGAAAACTTACACTTTTACTTAGTATTCCCAAACATATTTGGTTTTAAGGGAGGTATTCAAGTCTATTCAATATTTTTGCTCAAAGCATTACAAGATTTATATCCCCATGCTAATTATGATGTGTTTCTTAAGTATGATCAGCGTGATTTAATTAAGCAGCATAACGCGAATTTCTTAGATTCAACAAAATTTCACTATTTTGGACATATACCAAGACGATTACAAACTATATTTTTTGCAATTAAAATAATTATTTTCGGTGTTATTCAACGCCCAAATGTAGTTATATCAACGCATGTTAACTATGCCACTGCTTGCTATATTCTCAAGCTGATTAGTGGTGTTTCTTATTGGGTAATTGCTCATGGTTTAGAAGCCTGGGAAATCGAAAGTAGTACTACAAAATTAGCATTACAAAAGGCAGACAAAATTATTAGTGTTAGTAATTACACTCGCCTGCGTCTAATAGAGAAAATGAATGTTAATGCGGATAAAATAACTATTTTGCCTAATACTTTTGATATCAATAAATTTCAGATAAGTTCTAAACCTACTAACTTACTCAAAAAATACAAATTAACACATGAACAGCCTGTAATTCTGACAGTATCTCGCATGGGACGCATGGCACAATATAAGGGTTATGACAAAATCATTCAGTCCCTAGTTAAAGTGCGATCGCAAATTCCTAATGTTCACTTTATTCTTGCAGGTAAAGGGGATGATTTACCTAGAGTAAAAGAATTAGTCTCTAGCTTAAATCTAGATAGTTGTGTTACTCTTGCTGGATTTGTGCCAGATGAAGAATTGTGTGATTATTACAATCTTTGTGATGTTTTTGCTATGCCTAGTAAAGGAGAAGGCTTTGGTATTGTCTATCTAGAAGCTTTAGCTTGTGGTAAACCTGTTTTAGCAGGAAATCAAGATGGTTCTATAGATCCTTTGGCTAAGGGAAAATTAGGATGTTTAGTAGATCCGGATAATGTCAAAGAAATTGCTGATAATCTGATTCAAATCCTGCAAGGTAATTATTCTAACCCTGTAGTTTACCAACCAGAATACTTACGGCAAAGAACTATTGAGGCTTTTGAGTTTAATCAGTTTCGCACAAATGTAGCCAAGTTAGTTGGTGACTTATAA
- a CDS encoding O-antigen ligase family protein: MNNIFFILLLFSSLLGRVNFPGININIHYLLIPIFSLGIIIPSQNFNWQIIKKHKTFLLSLTIVYLWMWLCSIISPFSNLAIVYTIKYSPYFLIFLAFLFLTYRKNKILYLSFYYRCILYLIQIIAFLGFVEYLFPELWLFKLLKYPSFHPQIGSIMQNPNQFGVTIAIGLCMSLILEQQRIISKFELFLSEFLFLISLALSASRNAWLIFMLGLFLLLIYKIISFRKAILLVILWFFLVIFLPISTYRIGLGNVPIFPLINLFLDNSAEVKVKILDPVGTALSRFSLWQAAIIETIQRPISGIGVGIFAEHIGFKTFGGLKGYHAHNIFLNVLAEQGIAGLVIFANFLIQLTSKVKHGNPVIVIPIILFLVCQLPDFFIEDYAFTTIELYFIAVAINSQKYFEIQEKKSIANTTEMEFI, encoded by the coding sequence ATGAATAATATATTTTTCATTCTTTTACTATTTTCTTCACTTCTAGGTCGGGTAAATTTTCCAGGAATAAATATTAATATTCATTATTTATTAATTCCAATTTTCAGTTTAGGAATTATTATTCCGTCTCAAAATTTTAATTGGCAGATAATCAAGAAACATAAAACATTTTTACTATCCTTAACGATAGTTTATTTATGGATGTGGCTATGTTCTATCATAAGCCCATTTTCAAATTTGGCAATTGTTTACACTATTAAATATTCACCTTATTTTCTAATATTTTTAGCATTTTTATTTTTAACTTACAGAAAAAACAAAATTTTATATTTAAGTTTTTATTACCGTTGTATATTATACCTAATACAAATAATTGCCTTTTTGGGTTTTGTAGAATATTTATTTCCAGAGCTTTGGCTGTTTAAATTATTAAAATATCCTAGCTTTCATCCTCAAATTGGTTCTATTATGCAAAATCCAAATCAGTTTGGGGTAACAATCGCTATAGGATTGTGTATGAGTCTGATTTTAGAACAACAGAGAATTATTTCTAAATTTGAGTTATTTCTCAGTGAATTTCTGTTTCTCATCTCCCTGGCTTTGTCTGCTAGCAGAAATGCTTGGCTAATTTTTATGCTGGGTTTATTTCTTTTGTTGATATATAAAATTATCAGTTTTAGAAAAGCAATTTTACTAGTCATTTTATGGTTTTTTCTTGTTATATTCTTACCGATATCTACTTATAGAATTGGTTTGGGGAATGTACCTATATTTCCTTTAATTAATTTATTTTTAGATAACTCCGCTGAAGTTAAAGTGAAAATTTTAGATCCAGTAGGAACAGCCTTATCAAGGTTTTCACTTTGGCAAGCAGCTATTATAGAAACTATTCAAAGACCTATTAGTGGTATAGGTGTAGGAATTTTTGCAGAACATATAGGATTCAAAACTTTTGGTGGGCTTAAAGGTTATCATGCACATAATATCTTTTTAAATGTATTGGCAGAACAAGGAATTGCTGGATTAGTTATATTTGCTAATTTTTTAATTCAGTTAACATCTAAAGTTAAGCACGGTAATCCAGTAATTGTTATTCCCATTATTTTGTTTCTCGTATGTCAATTACCAGATTTCTTTATTGAAGATTATGCTTTTACAACCATTGAGTTATATTTTATAGCAGTAGCTATAAACTCACAAAAATACTTTGAGATACAAGAAAAAAAATCAATAGCAAATACCACGGAGATGGAATTTATATAA
- a CDS encoding GumC family protein, with amino-acid sequence MANISLQQGQFVTNSLPNTVKFRNISKILLRRRFIVLGVSCVVMSVTSLVAMTNKPTYKSHMQILITPNIAEGVGVTNGVNSQLAIEQYSVQKNLMQSSKLIDKAVRLLHFDYPSITTEDIKGKTEDSKSPLQVRQLEIKQGTNLVSSPVWEISFEGNDPLKTQKVLLALQKVYQDYNVERRQEQLNQGLAFINTRLPVIKQQVRQAEKKLEQFRKKHNVLDPELQSQLLIKSLAETQKQLQTTRTQLQDIRTRYQNLEEKIAVASEEAMTSMRIAQSSRYKTLTSELQKTEQALAKEQLRYTDDSPVIQSLQQQRQSQLKLVQQELNRLTAEIKAESIQIQSHLVGVEPSLVEEFIQVQTIGSELTANEKRLVESEQQIRSQLSKYPSLIAEYQRLLPEVETQRKTLEQMLQAQQSMGMKIAHGGFDWHFLEEPTFGTSVGNDRFWLIVVGMISGPIFGVVLALMWGMRHRIIHSAQDLHRVSNLRLLGAVPKLAPRIMEKRLPSLSWLGGRSLTPAVEEDNVWLPCHETLDIVYQNTQILKSSFSFKSVMMTSAIPGEGRTTLALGLAASAAHMHKRVLLIDANLRSPKLHKILQLSNDWGLSLLLLDETNTEVHEYIQPIHPSIDILTAGPTPEDAVELLSSQRLKDLIELFEETYDLVLIDAPPILGTVDSRIIASYCNGIIMVGRIGWVTQTEITQAVEILNSLNLIGIIANEVGSYHVG; translated from the coding sequence GTGGCTAACATTAGTTTACAACAAGGACAATTTGTTACCAATTCTTTACCGAATACAGTTAAATTTAGGAATATTTCTAAGATTTTGCTGCGGCGACGTTTTATAGTCTTGGGTGTTTCTTGTGTAGTCATGTCGGTCACTAGCTTGGTAGCAATGACTAATAAACCTACTTACAAGAGTCATATGCAGATATTGATTACGCCTAATATAGCTGAAGGAGTAGGTGTAACAAATGGTGTCAATTCCCAATTAGCTATTGAGCAATATTCTGTACAGAAGAACTTAATGCAGAGTTCTAAATTAATAGATAAAGCAGTAAGATTATTGCATTTTGATTATCCTAGTATTACTACAGAGGATATTAAAGGTAAAACAGAAGATAGCAAATCTCCTTTACAAGTAAGACAATTAGAAATTAAACAAGGTACTAACTTAGTTTCTAGTCCAGTATGGGAAATCTCTTTTGAAGGTAATGATCCACTGAAAACTCAAAAGGTACTTTTAGCATTACAGAAAGTATATCAAGATTACAATGTAGAGCGAAGACAAGAACAGTTAAATCAAGGACTTGCATTTATTAATACGCGATTGCCAGTCATAAAACAACAGGTAAGGCAAGCGGAAAAAAAATTAGAACAATTTCGCAAGAAACACAATGTACTAGACCCAGAATTACAAAGTCAACTCTTGATAAAATCTCTAGCTGAAACTCAAAAGCAGCTACAAACAACTCGCACTCAACTGCAAGATATCCGAACTCGCTATCAAAATCTAGAGGAAAAGATAGCGGTTGCTAGTGAAGAAGCAATGACTTCGATGCGTATAGCTCAATCAAGTCGCTATAAAACGCTGACGAGTGAGTTACAAAAGACTGAGCAGGCTTTAGCCAAAGAGCAACTACGCTACACCGATGACTCTCCTGTAATTCAAAGTCTTCAACAGCAACGCCAGAGTCAATTAAAGTTAGTACAGCAAGAGTTAAATCGGTTAACGGCAGAAATTAAAGCCGAAAGTATCCAAATCCAAAGCCATTTAGTTGGTGTTGAGCCAAGTTTAGTAGAAGAATTTATCCAGGTACAGACAATTGGTTCTGAGTTAACTGCTAATGAAAAAAGGTTAGTAGAATCAGAACAGCAAATTCGCTCTCAACTGAGCAAATATCCTAGTTTGATTGCAGAATATCAGCGTTTATTACCAGAGGTGGAAACGCAACGTAAAACACTTGAGCAAATGCTGCAAGCACAACAGTCTATGGGGATGAAAATTGCTCATGGAGGTTTTGATTGGCATTTCTTAGAGGAACCTACTTTTGGCACTTCTGTGGGTAATGATAGGTTCTGGCTGATAGTTGTAGGGATGATTTCTGGGCCAATTTTTGGTGTTGTTTTGGCGCTAATGTGGGGAATGCGTCATCGAATTATTCATTCTGCACAAGATTTGCACAGAGTAAGCAACTTAAGACTATTAGGTGCAGTACCGAAATTAGCACCCCGGATAATGGAAAAACGCCTTCCCAGTTTATCTTGGCTTGGGGGACGTAGCCTAACTCCGGCTGTAGAGGAGGATAACGTTTGGCTACCTTGCCATGAAACCTTGGATATTGTTTACCAAAACACCCAAATATTGAAGTCTTCTTTTTCTTTTAAGTCAGTGATGATGACTTCAGCCATCCCAGGAGAAGGACGGACAACCTTAGCGCTGGGTTTAGCAGCTAGTGCAGCGCATATGCACAAACGGGTACTACTTATTGATGCTAACTTGCGATCGCCTAAACTCCACAAAATTTTGCAATTATCTAACGACTGGGGATTATCTCTACTCCTCCTCGATGAAACAAACACCGAAGTTCACGAGTATATTCAGCCAATTCACCCTTCCATAGACATCTTAACTGCGGGGCCGACACCAGAAGACGCAGTGGAATTGCTCAGTTCTCAACGGTTGAAAGATTTAATTGAGTTATTTGAGGAAACCTACGACTTAGTACTAATAGATGCTCCCCCAATTTTAGGTACAGTTGATAGTAGAATTATTGCCTCCTACTGCAATGGAATTATTATGGTAGGACGTATCGGTTGGGTGACGCAAACTGAAATAACTCAAGCTGTAGAGATTCTAAACAGCTTAAATTTAATTGGCATCATTGCTAATGAAGTGGGGAGTTATCATGTCGGTTAA
- a CDS encoding DUF427 domain-containing protein → MPKAIWNGAVLAESDNTVVVEGNHYFPADAIDKQYFQPSETHTTCPWKGVASYYSIEVDGQVNKDAAWYYPTTKEKAKNIEGYIAFWKGVKVETN, encoded by the coding sequence ATGCCTAAAGCTATCTGGAATGGAGCCGTATTAGCCGAAAGCGATAACACCGTAGTCGTGGAAGGCAACCATTATTTTCCAGCCGATGCCATTGATAAGCAATACTTTCAGCCAAGTGAAACTCACACCACTTGTCCTTGGAAGGGTGTCGCCAGTTACTACAGTATCGAAGTTGATGGACAAGTTAACAAGGATGCTGCTTGGTACTATCCCACTACAAAAGAAAAAGCTAAGAATATCGAAGGTTATATTGCTTTTTGGAAAGGTGTAAAAGTTGAAACCAACTAA
- a CDS encoding Uma2 family endonuclease, which translates to MTQAIPKPVTFAEFVDWLPENTEVRYELHNGSIVEMAQPVGEHEEVKGFIARKVTVEFDRLNLPYVIPTQAIVRPLEKDSGYLPDVLVLNQANLVNEPLWKKESVVSLAESIPLVIEVVSTNWRDDYYLKYADYEEMGIPEYWIVDYAALGGRNFIGNPKQPTISVCNLVDGEYQISKFRDTDRIISQTFPELNLTPAQIFQAGLV; encoded by the coding sequence ATGACTCAAGCTATACCCAAGCCAGTAACCTTTGCGGAATTTGTCGATTGGCTACCTGAAAATACTGAGGTACGCTACGAACTACATAATGGAAGTATTGTGGAAATGGCACAACCAGTAGGGGAACATGAGGAAGTCAAGGGTTTTATAGCAAGAAAAGTAACGGTTGAATTTGATCGATTAAACCTTCCTTACGTTATTCCGACTCAAGCTATAGTTAGACCTTTGGAAAAAGATTCTGGTTATTTACCTGATGTGTTGGTACTAAATCAGGCGAATTTGGTAAATGAACCATTATGGAAGAAGGAATCTGTCGTCAGTTTAGCTGAATCAATACCTTTGGTGATTGAGGTTGTATCCACTAACTGGCGGGATGATTACTATTTAAAATATGCAGACTATGAAGAGATGGGTATACCAGAATACTGGATTGTAGATTATGCAGCTTTGGGTGGACGCAATTTTATCGGTAATCCTAAACAACCGACGATATCTGTGTGTAACTTAGTCGATGGCGAATATCAGATTAGTAAGTTTCGAGATACTGATCGCATTATCTCCCAAACTTTCCCTGAACTAAACCTCACCCCAGCCCAAATTTTTCAGGCTGGTTTGGTGTAG